One window from the genome of Glycine soja cultivar W05 chromosome 12, ASM419377v2, whole genome shotgun sequence encodes:
- the LOC114380340 gene encoding homogentisate 1,2-dioxygenase-like gives MENPIDGGEFVYLSGFGNHFSSEALAGALPVAQNSPLVCPYGLYAEQISGTSFTSPRNRNLFSWFYRIKPSVTHEPFKPRVPGNGRILSEFNNSNSSANPTQLRWKPLDAPDSPTDFIDGLSTVCGSGSSFMRHGYAIHMYTANKSMDNCAFCNADGDFLIVPQQGRLLVTTECGRLKVSPGEIAILPQGFRFSVNLPDGPSRGYVAEIFGTHFQLPDLGPIGANGLASPRDFLVPTAWFEDKSYPGYTIVQKFGGELFDAVQDFSPFNVVAWHGNYVPYMYDLNKFCPYNTVLFDHSDPSINTVLTAPTDKPGVALLDFVIFPPRWLVAEHTFRPPYYHRNCMSEFMGLIHGGYEAKADGFLPGGASLHSCMTPHGPDTKSYEATIARGNDVGPCKITDTMAFMFESSLIPRISQWASESPFLDQDYYQCWIGLKSHFAVTKTSPENPSLGNGD, from the exons ATGGAGAACCCAATCGACGGTGGCGAGTTCGTGTACCTTTCCGGGTTCGGCAACCACTTCTCCTCCGAGGCCCTCGCCGGAGCTCTGCCGGTGGCGCAGAACAGCCCCCTCGTCTGCCCGTACGGCCTCTACGCCGAGCAAATCTCTGGCACCTCCTTCACCTCCCCTCGCAACCGCAACCTCTTCAG tTGGTTTTATCGGATCAAGCCATCGGTGACTCACGAACCGTTCAAGCCTAGGGTACCTGGTAATGGCAGAATTTTGAGTGAGTTTAACAACTCCAACAGTTCTGCTAACCCAACTCAGCTTAGATGGAAGCCCTTGGATGCGCCCGATTCGCCAACAGATTTCATTGATGGGTTGTCCACTGTGTGTGGTTCTGGCAGCTCCTTCATGCGCCACGGATATGCTATTCACAT GTACACTGCCAACAAATCAATGGACAATTGTGCCTTTTGCAATGCTGATGGTGACTTCTTGATAGTTCCCCAACAAGGAA GACTCCTTGTCACTACTGAATGTGGAAGGTTGAAAGTTTCTCCAGGTGAAATTGCTATATTACCTCAAGGCTTTCGTTTTTCTGTGAATCTTCCTGATGGTCCATCCCGTGGTTATGTTGCTGAAATTTTTGGTACTCATTTTCAACTTCCTGATCTGGGACCAATAG GTGCTAATGGCCTTGCTTCCCCTAGGGATTTCCTTGTTCCCACTGCTTGGTTTGAAGATAAATCTTATCCTGGGTACACCATAGTGCAGAAATTTGGTGGTGAGCTCTTTGATGCAGTacaagatttctctcctttcaatgTTGTTGCTTGGCATGGTAATTATGTTCCATATATG TATGATTTAAACAAATTCTGCCCTTATAATACAGTTCTGTTTGATCATAGTGATCCATCAATCAATACTG TGTTGACAGCACCAACTGATAAACCTGGAGTGGCATTGCTTGATTTTGTCATTTTCCCACCCAGATGGCTGGTTGCTGAGCATACTTTCCGGCCTCCATATTATCATCGCAATTGCATGAGTGAATTTATGGGCCTCATTCATGGTGGTTATGAG GCCAAGGCTGATGGATTTCTTCCCGGTGGTGCAAGTCTCCATAGTTGTATGACTCCCCATGGTCCTGATACCAAGTCATATGAG GCTACCATTGCACGAGGAAATGATGTAGGACCTTGCAAGATCACTGACACAATGGCTTTTATGTTTGAATCGAGTTTGATACCCCGTATCAGTCAATGGGCCTCAGAATCACCGTTCTTGGACCAAGATTATTACCAGTGTTGGATTGGCCTGAAATCTCATTTTGCAGTTACTAAGACGTCTCCTGAAAACCCAAGCTTGGGAAATGGAGATTGA
- the LOC114378915 gene encoding stress response protein NST1-like: MRREATKEEMRWEAAKEWRREARKGVVKVTAVAREVLKEDEEEVVEEERARDREEERERREFVVHVPLLDKKEIERRVLEKKKKDLLSRYTSEGLVEKQTEAKDMLNIQR; the protein is encoded by the coding sequence ATGAGGCGGGAGGCGACGAAGGAGGAGATGAGGTGGGAGGCGGCGAAGGAGTGGAGGAGGGAGGCGAGGAAGGGGGTGGTGAAGGTGACCGCGGTGGCAAGGGAGGTGCTAAAGGAGGATgaggaggaggtggtggaggaggagaggGCGAGGGACAGAGAGGAGGAGAGGGAAAGGAGGGAGTTTGTGGTGCACGTGCCGCTGTTAGACAAGAAGGAGATTGAGAGGAGGGTgctagagaagaagaagaaggatctGTTAAGTAGGTACACGAGTGAGGGGCTCGTGGAGAAGCAGACTGAGGCCAAGGACATGCTCAACATTCAGCGTTAG